In the Saccharococcus thermophilus genome, AAACGGCTTCGGCAACAAACGGAACAAACGAAAACAAACGGAGTCAATTTTTACGCAACTCAAACGATGCGTATCGGCCGTCATTTTGCGGAAGCGGTCATAAGAGCGGCAAAGGAAGGAACGATTCTTTATCGCGAAGCCTATCAATTGACGGGGCTTTCAGGCAGCACTTTTGCTAAGTTTGCCGAATATGTCGATACGGGGAGATATGTATGAGTTCTAGCCATAAGTTTGTGATCGATACGAACGTTTTTATTGAAGCCTATAACAGGTATTATTCTTTTGATATCGCTCCTTCCTTTTGGAATGCCGTGCTTCAACATGCCGAAAACGGTAACATAATAAGCATTGATCGTGTTAAACAAGAAATTAATAACTTTCATAAAGATGATGAATTAAGCAAATGGGTCAATCATCATTTTGCCCAATGGTTCGAGTCGACCGATAAGGTGGAGGTTATAAGCACATATCGGGAAATTATTACTTGGGCTGTTCAGCAAGATCAATATTTTGATATCGCAAAAAGTGAGTTTGCTAGTGCAGCAGATAGTTGGTTAATAGCGTTCGCAAAGACATACAATTTTACAGTCGTGACACATGAACAATTTCATCCTGACTCCAAAAGGAGAATTTTTATTCCTAATGTTTGTCACGCTTTCAATGTGCCCTACTCGGATACCTTTGACATGTTGCGTCGCTTAAGTATAAAATTTTGAACCGATACCTGTTACTCTCTAGAGTAATTGGACCAGAAAAGAGGCATTAATGGATTTATGATGCGAGTGATGAGCCGGCGAGAAAAATGGTAGAAGCAAAGAGGCTTCTGCTTTTTAGGGATAGGTACTATCAAATATTAAAATAGAGCGAAAATTTCGATTAGAGATAAAAGCATGCGGGAACAGTCGGTGCACGAGAGGAAGAATACGTAAAGACATATCATCGATCTTATTACAGTTGCTATAAAACCGTAAAATTTAACACGGAAGCTGATTGTGGAATTTTTACTTGGTAGCAAGCACCTCAACCATTCAAAAATATCCCGCAAAAGTTTATGGGAGAAATGATCAGCTTTTTAACATTTGCGGTGAACGGTCTCATTGAATTGAAGAAGAATTGGGACAAAAGAACGTGAGTGATTAATGTAAATTAGCACATTATTTTAGAATCCCTTTTTCAAATTATGAATAAACCCTGTCATTCATATGGATGACAGGTCAAGAAGAGGAGCGGCATCGTGTCGCTCTTTTTATTTTAGGGGATGGACCTTTTCGTATTCACGAATTGCTTTGTTTATCGCTAGCAGGCATCTCTACAACGTGTTAAAATGGCATCAAAAAACAAAAAATTGACTACATTAACATGGTTCATGATCATTTTCTTCTAAGAATGCGCTGCTACCATGATCTTCCTTTATCAATCACCAAATCCATCTTCAGAGGAAAAAGAATATTTCTCAAATGCACAAAGTTTTTTTTCTGAAAGAAGGCGGTTTCATTGATTATTGCAAGTAACATTGAAGAAATTGAGAACGCTTTTGATTTTACCGACAGTATAATAACGGGTGTCAAATGGGTTAATCATTTAACAGATTTATCAATCAGCGTAGATTGTTATTGGGATATACAAGACGGTAAGAGTGAAACTAGGGAATTGACACTGTTTTTAAGGACTGCCTAAAAGCAGAATTTAGTATGCCAAGTAAGTTTACCCAACTGTCAAAAGACGAGATTAACGTGAATAGTTGGTTTACGATCGTATTATTTGAAAGGGTGTACAACAGCCGACAGACTAATATGGGCTTGCATCACATTAACATCTATACTTTTGATTATACACATCCTTGGGTAAAGATATTATGTAAAGAAGTCATTCTTGAACAAAAGTAGAACTTTAATCGGCTGCAAGCCTTCAGGTTATGTTCCAATGGTTCCTCAGTATTTGCACATGATCTTAGATCATCCATTTGGATGAAAATAGAACGAAGCTGTCCCAAACACCGGTTTTACCGGCCTTCCGGGACAGCTTCAATGTGTAAATTCAACTTTCTAAAAAATACGGTTTATAAAGTTGCTTAGCATAATAATCAGTCATTATAGCTATATAATCGCATACAACAGGATTTGTCGGGTTCATTTTGGCTTCGTGCATGATACTCAATTCAGATTTTTATTTTAAATCATTCTATTCTTACTATAATTCCGAAAGATGATGATATAATATACCGTGGATCGATTTGGAAAGGCGGTGAGATTGTGAACCACTATTATTTTTCTGAATGTAAAGCGAATGAAAAAGCGTCGGATATTCCCATTCATCTTTATACGGTTCCTTTATCTAATCCGCACGAAAAATATTCTTATGCTCACTCGATCGCTTATGAACTGAGAAAGCTAAATTCGTACATAACGGTGGCGGCGCACGGACAGTATATAGCGTCGTTTGAAGAGATTTGTCATTGGGGAGATCATCGTTATATTCAGCACGAACATCGGCCCATTCAATGTTCTTTGCCTATGGAAAGAACAATTTTAGAAAAATTATTAAAGAAAGAATTAGAGAATCGTTGTAAAAGCAGCTATAAGATGGATAACGACTTATTCCGTTTAGCCAATGAACAGTCTATGCATGTCGGTGAAATTAGCATTCATCCGGCGATCTATATTTCCTTTTCAGTCGAAGAAAATGGAGATATTTTCGTCGGTTTTGATTATCAGCACCGTTTTGAATATCGAAAAACATTGCAAGATGTGATCAATAATGATCCATCGCTTCTCAAAGAAGGAATGGAGGTTGTCGATCCATTTAATAGACGAGCATACTATTACACTTTTGTGGGGATGGCTGACTATACAGCCGGGCAAAAAAGTCCGTTTTTACAACAAAGTGTCATTGATTATTACTTAGAAAAAAATGAACTGTGGAAGCTAAAAGGGGTTCATGAAAAAACACCGGTTGTACATGTAAAAAACAGAGACGGTCATCTTCTTCCTTATTTGCCCCATTTATTAAAGTTAACTTGTTCATATGAGCAATTGCCGCCATCGATGACGAAAAAAGTGAATCGCCTGATTAAGCTGTCACCACATGAAAAAATGTTTAAGCTTTATACAGAAGCGTTTCGCTTACTTGGGCAACAACAAGTGTTGACGTTCAAAAAAGAAAATGTGCGGGCGGTTAATCTAGGCTATGATGTTAATGAGCTGGATTCCCCACTGATGGCGTTTGGACAAGGATATAAAACAAATGAGATTTATAGAGGGCTCAAGCAGTCGGGAGTGTATGAACCGAGCGATGTAGCTGTTAGTTTTTTTGTTGATCCACAGTTGAACTATGACCTACAAAAACGAAAAGAAGTAGGATGTTTTGTAAAAAAGCTAGAATCAATGTCTGAAGCACTTGGAGTAAAGCTTAATGTTTCCGATCAGCCGCGCCAACTATACGGTCAATTGCCAAAAGACTTTTTTAGGCAAGATAACCTGTCGTATTATTTGAAATCCATTACTGACCAGTTCCGTGGAACGGTAGTAGTGGTCATTGGAACAGAGGAGAATATTGACCGCGCATATGTGGCGATTAAAAGAGAATTTGGTGGAAAAGAAGACTTAATGACGCAATTTGTTGGGTTCACTTCTTCTTTAGTTACGGAAAATAATATTTTTCACTACTATAATATTTTGCTGGGGATTTATGCTAAGGCAGGAGTTCAGCCTTGGATCTTGGCCAGCCCGATGCATTCAGATTGCTTCATTGGCTTGGATGTCAGCCATGAACACGGAAAGCACGCCTCTGGAATCATTCAAGTTATTGGACGCGATGGGAAAATCATTAAACAAAAATCAGTTGCCACGGCGGAAGCAGGGGAAATAATCGCCAATTCCACAATGGAAGAGATTGTGAATGAAAGCATATACAGCTACGAACAAATATATGGAGCGAAGCCGCGGCATATTACTTTTCACCGCGATGGCGCTTGCCGGGAGGATTTAGAGTTTTTGCAAGCTTATTTGCGGTCTTTTCAAATTCCTTTTGATTTTGTGGAAGTCATCAAAAAAACGCGAAGACGAATGGCTGTTTACTCCAACCGAAAATGGATGACAAAGCAAGGGGTATATTATTCGAAAGGAAACATGGCGTATTTATGCGCGACGGACCCGAAAGAGGCAGTCGGCATGGCCCAACCGATTAAAATTGTGCAAAAAACAAACGGTTTATCGATTCATGAGATTGTCTCCGATATATATAAGCTATCGTTTATGCATATTCATTCCATGCTGAAGACACGTTTGCCGATTACGATCCATTACGCCGATTTGAGCTCTACTTTCCATAACCGAGGGCTCATTCATCCGCGTTCAAAGCATGAACGGGCATTGCCGTTTGTGTGATATGGAATGGTTGCTCTCCCGCCACTCTCTAAGGATTACTGGAATTTGTAGAAGCAGAGAGTCATTGCTTGGCT is a window encoding:
- a CDS encoding DUF4411 family protein translates to MSSSHKFVIDTNVFIEAYNRYYSFDIAPSFWNAVLQHAENGNIISIDRVKQEINNFHKDDELSKWVNHHFAQWFESTDKVEVISTYREIITWAVQQDQYFDIAKSEFASAADSWLIAFAKTYNFTVVTHEQFHPDSKRRIFIPNVCHAFNVPYSDTFDMLRRLSIKF
- a CDS encoding Piwi domain-containing protein, whose translation is MNHYYFSECKANEKASDIPIHLYTVPLSNPHEKYSYAHSIAYELRKLNSYITVAAHGQYIASFEEICHWGDHRYIQHEHRPIQCSLPMERTILEKLLKKELENRCKSSYKMDNDLFRLANEQSMHVGEISIHPAIYISFSVEENGDIFVGFDYQHRFEYRKTLQDVINNDPSLLKEGMEVVDPFNRRAYYYTFVGMADYTAGQKSPFLQQSVIDYYLEKNELWKLKGVHEKTPVVHVKNRDGHLLPYLPHLLKLTCSYEQLPPSMTKKVNRLIKLSPHEKMFKLYTEAFRLLGQQQVLTFKKENVRAVNLGYDVNELDSPLMAFGQGYKTNEIYRGLKQSGVYEPSDVAVSFFVDPQLNYDLQKRKEVGCFVKKLESMSEALGVKLNVSDQPRQLYGQLPKDFFRQDNLSYYLKSITDQFRGTVVVVIGTEENIDRAYVAIKREFGGKEDLMTQFVGFTSSLVTENNIFHYYNILLGIYAKAGVQPWILASPMHSDCFIGLDVSHEHGKHASGIIQVIGRDGKIIKQKSVATAEAGEIIANSTMEEIVNESIYSYEQIYGAKPRHITFHRDGACREDLEFLQAYLRSFQIPFDFVEVIKKTRRRMAVYSNRKWMTKQGVYYSKGNMAYLCATDPKEAVGMAQPIKIVQKTNGLSIHEIVSDIYKLSFMHIHSMLKTRLPITIHYADLSSTFHNRGLIHPRSKHERALPFV